A genomic window from Halogeometricum borinquense DSM 11551 includes:
- a CDS encoding DUF2080 family transposase-associated protein: protein MANRFEIDGEEVLDGEVKPFGNSAHVTVPKRWRGADVKVVRTTEPTEQNEE from the coding sequence ATGGCGAATCGCTTTGAAATCGACGGCGAGGAAGTTCTCGACGGTGAAGTCAAACCGTTCGGGAACAGTGCCCACGTCACCGTCCCCAAACGCTGGCGTGGAGCCGACGTGAAAGTCGTCCGAACCACAGAACCCACCGAACAAAACGAAGAATGA
- a CDS encoding Rrf2 family transcriptional regulator: MSSIELTSSQKTILTALINLYRQTEDAVKGEDIAEEVNRNPGTIRNQMQSLKALQLVEGVPGPKGGYKPTANAYEALDVEQMDEPASVPLFHNGEPVEGVNVDEVDLSSVHHPELCRAEIHVQGSVREFHEGDEVRVGPTPLSKLVVEGIVDGKDDTSNILILRIEDMRAPEGEPSH, translated from the coding sequence ATGTCATCAATTGAACTGACGTCCAGTCAGAAGACGATTCTGACGGCACTCATCAACCTCTACAGGCAAACAGAGGACGCTGTCAAAGGCGAAGACATCGCAGAGGAGGTAAACCGCAACCCCGGAACCATCCGGAACCAGATGCAGAGCCTCAAAGCGCTCCAACTGGTCGAGGGTGTCCCCGGTCCCAAGGGCGGCTACAAGCCGACGGCGAACGCCTACGAGGCACTCGACGTCGAGCAGATGGACGAGCCCGCGTCGGTTCCGCTGTTCCACAACGGCGAACCCGTCGAAGGCGTGAACGTTGACGAGGTCGACCTCTCGTCGGTTCACCACCCCGAACTCTGCCGTGCGGAGATTCACGTACAGGGATCCGTCCGCGAATTCCACGAAGGCGACGAGGTGCGCGTCGGTCCGACGCCTCTCTCGAAGCTCGTTGTCGAAGGCATTGTTGATGGCAAAGATGACACGAGCAACATCCTTATCCTCCGCATCGAAGACATGCGGGCACCTGAAGGCGAACCGTCTCACTGA